The Sparus aurata chromosome 15, fSpaAur1.1, whole genome shotgun sequence genomic interval CAACtgcatgtccaagtgtccttaagcaagatactaaaccccaaaattgctcccgattagcagttggcgccttgcatggcagcttttgccatcagtgtgtcagtgtgtgtgaatgggcgaatgtggcaagtgttgtaaagcgaTTTGAGTGGTCCgcagactggaaaagtgctatagACCATTCACAATTTACCATTTCTTCTGATACAGCCCACAGTGGTTGTCCAAAGACTTGAGGAACAGACTGAGATGATGAGGGGTTCCGACGGGGTGAGTCCTTGAGTTTAGGAAAATATGTCAGATATGTAACCGCATGTTTAACCTGTATGCAGAACTGCCtagggatgtaaaaaaaatgtttaaagtagATGAAAGTTTTATCAAATTATGTTTTCTGTACATTATATTTCAAACTGTGGGTCTTTATCCTTTTTCTGGCATGCCTCCTTTTCAGAAGCTGAAAAAAGTTAATTACAGTTTTCTCAGTTATCAACAATGGTAgggaaaagaaataataaagaatTCAAGTTGTATTTGAGAGAAATAAAAGTCACCAGGATAGCATCAGCAAACGTGTAAATTTTTCCTACATAAACCATATTCATTCaactttttattctttatattGACCCAGATAAACAGCACATTTTGGGAATTgcccacatttacattttactgaGAGTCAAATGTAAAGATCATATTACCTTCATTTGTGCAGTGCAGAGTTGATCTTGAATGTGTTCAAGTGATCTTAGCAGAAGACGTGAAGACCATGTAAAGCAGATATTTTCACATGAACAAAGCTTGATAATAGCAATATCTTTTATTCTAGTCATATTGTTTCTGATAAAGACAAATGTTCATGCATGGTTTTGGATAAAACACCtctgaacaaaaacacagcacagacaTCCCTCTGAGTATGATACTTGCTTTTGGATCATGTTGGCCAGCTGATGTGATAAAATCCGGATTATAGCCACTACAAAACATTATTTGACACtggaaatacagcatgaatgtgATCTTTGGTAAAGATGAGGAAATCCAGGAAACATATGATACACATGAGAAAAACATGACAAACGGAGTAAAATGTGCAAAGAAATTCTGAATAAGAGGAAATGACATCATTGAATTTAAAAGAGGTCTAATAATAACTGAGGCAAATTCACttcaatacaaacaaacaaatgaaggtGCATTTAAATGCTGGAGGTCCATTGCTTCTTGTTATCAATTTGCAATTCCCTCTAAGGCACCCTTCCCTTTGATGGAAAGACAATTCCCTacaaatttaataaaaacacatactgGTCGTTTGCTTTTGAGCAAACACTTGTAACTTATTTGCCATCACAATCATGACATAGATACCCATTTTCTGCTAACATCAATATCTCGCCAAACTTTCGAACATTGTTTCAGCTACATCAGGGCTCTGTAATACATGGTGGATATGGATCCATCATATGTTGTCACCAACTGGGATTTATCTTTTTAGCAGCCCTGTTCAGTTTTTTCCAACACAATATGCCCTATTTATCTTTGTTACCTTCCACCACTTACATAGCCTTCATTCCCAAGAGTCATcttgtaaacacaaacacacagtgattaaaaacataaataaatgctctAATGGTGTCCCTTAACTTATGTTACTCAAACATGTGAACTGAGGATaaaagagaggaacagcagGGATTATAACATTATGAAAGACAAACCTACTTAAATTCCTATTAATGACTTattctgtgtttaaaatgagCTCCTGGACACACAACAGTTGAATCAACTACCCGACGTGCAGTTGTCTCTAACTTTAAGTTTCATCTTGAAAGAAAAACCAAATATTCCTTTTGAACAAACAGTCCAAACAgtaacataaaatacatttgacaCAAGCCATATTGGACAGTTACACCGCTACGGTCTCACCTATTCACAAAGAGATTTAGTTCaaagaaaaagactgaaatattttaaGGACcccatgaaacaaaaacaatcagtcaTTAATGAAATGCAAGAGTGTGTCAGACAGCAACACGAGCTAACGACAGCAGTAAATGAGGAGTAGGCAGTGACTAGATGAGGACCCGTGTCTGTATACTGTGACTTCCCTGCAGTCTTTTACCGTCCCCTTACTTTTCTTTGGTAGTGACGCAtgtattgttttttgtcttcgTCAGCTCTATTATCTTACAAGCTAATGTTTATCTTGTCCAGTCAGTTTCATTTCATGGGGTCTTTAGGTGCTTTTAAAGATCAATAACACACTTTGTACAATCTACTCTACTCTCATTTCACCAgttcaaacacattttacaaagaCAGGCTAGCTTTTCATCCATCGGAAATAAAACGGACATGAGGGCAGCTCTTTACTAACTGGGGCAGAAGGTGCGGTGTATGAGGATGCGCACTACTACATGCTTTCACACAACGTGCTCTCttcaaattacaaataaaacGTATTCAGCTggcctatttaaaaaaaagaaagaaaaatagttGAGAAGAGAATAATGTCAGCTAATACTGCTAATATAGCTCCACTTACGGAAGTtcactttttctctttgctcACTGCCATATAGGTCAGAGGACAGGTACACTTCAGCAGACCTTGTGGAAACAGACTCCATCGTGCCCCCTGCTGCCCTGAATGTAAATAACatgttgtgtccacatggtcaAGTAAAAGGGAATGTTGATTTTCAAGGCAAACCTTGACATGTTTAGCTCATCAGACATGTTGGGTtagtgttttagttttttaagtttaaacaCATCCATCTTTACAGCCTCTTGATCACTGTTAGCATTCCTCATTGAAACTAATGCTTACAGATGAGCTgcaataaaataagaataaaaatgagaaatgtgTCTGATgagaaattacaaaaaaatcaatacgATCTCAGATATCAAGGGATCTGTTTTCTGCTAATACTTGTGGACTGATCATGACTTTTTTTGAGAGCAACAGTGCAAAGGCTtatagaacaagaacaagtcaCAGTAACAGAGCAAGCTAACTGGCAGTCTTTTTTAAGGGAGCGTGGCTGGAAATGTAAGGCACTACAGTCTCAGGTGAAGCGTCTCTGCATCCTTCAGACCTCCATTAATCTGCTTGGGGAGAAACCGGCGGTGGAACTGAGAGGAGGGGCGTCTGTCGTCGTTCAGCAACTCCCAGGAAGTTTGTCGATCCTTTTATCACAACCATCCTCACATTCAAAATGTGCATAATCAGGAGAGCAGAGATCAATTCTGTagttcagtgtttcccattGAAAGAAAGACTCCTTCCAGGCGTGACATGAAAGGTACAATTAAAGGCTCGACTCGCTGGCATGTGCTACACTTCAGGTGGCGTTTGGGAGTGAGGACAGAGCATGAAGAAGCTTTTAGTGCGGAGAAGACGAGGGGAATACTTGTGTGCTTACAGTCGGGTGAAAGGACCCACGTGGAGAGGCGCTCTCAGTttgggagaggagcaggagttGGTagtgaacgaggaggaggatggggaggaggaataaggagaagaggaagcagATGAGGAGTCGCCGCTGCTGTTCAGGGTGAAGACACTGGAAATGGCCACTTCCACGATACCTTGACACAGCTCTGGGTATAGTTTCCTGTTGGGGGAAGTGATAATACGAGACTTCATGAGTTTAAATACAGTAGACAGGAAACACTCATGTCCTAAAGCAAGCTGTGACTGTATTAATGTCTGACATTTAGGGATGTTACAGTACACAGTACGCATAGTGAGACGAGACACAAGAATGAGACGATATTCCTTTCTGCATTTCCTTCACAGGCGCTGTTGATTTTAGTAGAGAGCTGTGGTGGTTCTGTAGGTGTCATTGCATAGTGCTCGTGTTGGCCGCAGTGTACGGCACTGTTTTCTAACGGTGcttacattttgtttgtgtcctGTCTGTCACTATGTCGCTGTTAATTGTTTCCACTGGGTCCTAAAATGCTACCATGCGATGATTTACGAGTGGCGCAGGCATCTTTATATGCTAATTTCGAGTTCAACGTCAGACTCTGTCATGCTGggtgctgctctgtgtctgttaTGAACTGATAGTGTGAGACAGCTTTTCAACTCAATGTTATAAAtatcattgtgttttgttttttaaaggttttttttggtctttttatggCCATATTTGATGGAACAGCttgagatatgacaggaaagGTAATAACAGTTAGGAGGGATTACATGCAGCGAAGGGCCAAAGGTTGGACTCAGACCCTGGGCTGCTACAGTGAGGAcgcagcctctgtacatgggggGTGTATGCTCTACCAAATGAGCTAATGCAGAGCCCCGCGTTTTAATATCGCGCCCCTACTAACATTAGAAATTCATTTACATGACCGTTTGCATTGAAGCTTCAAGCCAAAGctctcaaaataaaagttaaagttCTGTAAAACAATGCAAACATTTTTCCAGACCCCTCATGGAAGAAATAGAACGAAACAAATATGCCAACATTTTAGCCAGGATATATTTAGGATTATTAGAGAAATAGAATAAAAGCTTAATTCCCTATATTGTAAACAGAAGTAAAAGTATAATCAAGTATTGACTGGAGGAATAGATGTGAATATGAACTGGAGTATAAGGCAGAAACATccacagaggggaaaaaaaaaacaaacagtgaatgaTCAGCTGAATGTTACTGACTGTGCACAAGCTGGTGCTCCATTGATCTCAATGAGCCACACTTTGAAGCTCTCATCCACCATGAAGTCAAATCCAAAGAGCTGGAAGCTCTGGTAGGACAGGTGCTTGGTGCTGATTGTCGGCTCGATGCATGTCAGACAGCTCCTGTGAAACCAGATAGCAAAATCATTAGCACTCATCCgtctgataataataaaacacactgcAACAACTTCATGCAATTAATTCGGAGCATTTCAAGCAATAAGGCCTCTACTGTCATTTGAAAGGAAGTacacgataaaaaaaaaagcctcttgtCCAGATCACAACTTTTCTTTTAAGTGAGTGTGGCTGCAATTTAGAAATCAGAGTAATATTTCTACAGTAGCAACACATTAGAGAACTAATGTGAGTAAAATGCCTAATACACCAATAGTATGAAACGTTGTATGTGTACGAATAATGCTGCTCTGTCTTAATAATAAAACTTTGCCGCTTTAGTAGCATGgatgttttaaaacacacatcagatgTGAATTAATTTGTCCTCcctcatattttattttaatgagactaaaggtctacagccatgctaacaACTCTTTGTGAGTGGACTTGAGCTAAAAGGCTCAGACTGGCATGCTTCATGCCCACAAACATAATGCTAGCTGGAATATTGCTTTGCCATGTTCATTAATGTTTGCTAATAAGCACTCAACACAAAGATCGGCTCAGGTTGAATGTCACTAGTTTTGCAGGTACTTGGTCAGAAATGCAAGTAATGGACAAACTGAAATTTTCACCTGATGATGACGCCTGAGAAGAATTTAACGGACCACTGAAGTTTATAGAATGTATCTACGAGGGACCATGAATATCTGAGCAAATTTCTTCTAATAGTTGGACTTGTCTTGGGATTGGTCTCATTCACCTGTTTGACAAAGTAAGAGTTGATTCCTTTTTCCTGAAACCTCCTTTTCTCCTCAACCGTACATAGCTTTTCCGTCTCAAAGCACTAGCATTGATTACAGGACAGAATCCTGCGAACTACAAGAGGTGCCACTAGTTGCCATCAACCAGTGGCTTTCTAAACTCGTCATTCCTAACCAGATCATTAGGGGTGCAGTTTGCAATAGCTGAGTGTTGCATTAAAAGAGGGCTATTGAAACTGAAAGAATTGAAATGGAATCATTAAAATATATCGCGTGCATTTTTATGCCATGGTCAGgggctgtttttgtttctggttAGCAACCAAATCAAATTTCCACAAAGATAATAGGATTTTGTGCTATGAAGCAGTAAATATCTACATTATTTTACAAGCTGAAATCAATGGCTTTCACATTTGCAACATGTCCTCAAACTAGAGCAAGCTTGTCTCATTTCATCTCTATTGTCTGTATCCAGCTTTATAGAAGAGGAACTCCTTGAACAAGAATACATTATTTACTTACACTGTAAACCAGGACATATTTAACTGAACAACTCATTCAACTTTTGTTTTAGGGATGTAGTATAACACACTAGCAGCAACAAAGAACCTACTTTATGATCTGCTTGATCTGAGGTAAGATGGTGGTCTCCAGGGTGACATTGTGAGTGTTCAGCAGGTACAGCCTGAACTCATCAAAGAACATCTCGTTCCCCTCCTCGTATCTCCCGTAGTTCTGGGAATGCTCCTTCTGGATGCAGTGGTTGGTCAGGTGGCTGGTCATGTCCTGGAGGTCAGAGCTGTTGTACGGCTCCGAGGAAGTCCGCAGCACACCCTCCCGGTATAAATAGATGTTGTACTGATGGTCCACTAGCACCCAGCTCCTAGAAACAGCATGACATAAGCCGTAAGTATCTGTGTTACAAAAGTCCAGACAGATGAGCTAAGTCTCTGTGGGTTTGAATTAAACATAAATGACTTGCCTAATGTCAAATTTCCGATGTCCCGGCTCCAGAAGCAGAGGTTTCTCCAAGTACTTCTGGATCACATGAACCTGTCCCTGATTATCGATGTactccagcagctggttagcatcATGTGATATCATAATACCAGCACCTGTTGCAATGAGACCAATTATATTAATGTGTTAAATATACTACGCCCTTAACGTAAGAATGCAAATGATTAAAACAGTGCAAAGGGATTTTTAAGAGAAATGTTGCCTTTAGCAAAGCTAAACTTTTCAAATATTGCAGAAAGAGCATGCAGTCCTTTTGAGTCATAGTAGGGACAATGACTAACTATCTGGGATTTAAACCAGTGAAACCAGTGCCCATAAAAGATTTTACCTTTTGCTCCAGCAGAAGATTTGGCTATCCACACTGTGCCCTCTCCGCTTTCTTTTTTAGAGTGATAGGAGGCCAGGAAAACTTCTCGCTCATCCGTCTTGGGATTGTTCTTCAGATGACTAATGCCATTCGTAGCTGGAGCAACAGGAGTGTTGAGGTTAGTGGGATAGATGATGTAGGACTCTGGGAACCAGCTACAGGAGTCGGACAGCTCTGGGCTTGTCTTTATTAGCCTGATGGTAGAGAaacgaaggagaggaaaggtCAGCTAATGGAACACCCACatgaataatttattttcagAAAAGTAACATTAATGATAGCAAAACAAAAGATATAGATTTCTAATCTATAGACTAAGACTAATACATACTTGACCAGAGACGCCTTCCTGCAGAGCTTGTCTGCTCCTCTGTAGTAATTCACCAACTGCACCAGTCCTGGCTCGTGACCTGTGAAGTCAAAGTGAGGACGttttaaaatccattaaaaCATCCACTGACCTGTGTTCTTTCCGCACATATAACTGAGACACACACTCTTTCCACAGGGTGATGTAGCAGGCAGCCGAGAACAATCACAGCAGCTGTCTCATCCTGAGTGGGTGTGCAACCAAATATAGCACAAACATGCTTTTCAGTCTCCTGTCAGTGTCATGTGAAATAGGAAAAGGCATCCTTTACCTAGACGTCCAAAGGGCAGTCTGTTCCGTTCACCAAGCATTAAGTTGAATCTGGGATTATCTCTTTTCAGCCTCTTCCATTGTCCAGTGGAGACGAGGATTTTGGAAACTTCTGCATAAACAGTGCTGTTGTCATCACGGGTGACAAAGGTGTACATCGGGGAATTCATAATGCCACGTTGACTACGAGGGGGAAGTATGTAATATACACGTGTAAATCACTTAGCTGTCTGGCTAGTTATGAGGCTATCTGGTTggcactgcagcagagagaccgtTCAGGGTTATCTCCTCCGTCCGTGCCATAGTGATGAGTCAGTCATATCCAGTCCACACTTCCCAGTTTAACTCATACAATTTTTCTGAAGCTGCGATTCGTAGAGAtgaacatgtatgtatataaaaaaCCATAACATATGAAGGACAGAAATGAAACGTTGTTCAGCAGACAGGGTCCCTTCAGTAACCCCAGACAAGGGTGTGACTGCCTGACTGCTGCTACCGGCTCCTGGGGCTGGTCCCGTCTGGATTAATTTACATCCCGTCTCGGGTTTAGCTGCAGCTAACGGACCGCGACCACTGTGAACAGATATTCAGGAAACTTTTCCGGTATCCCTTCTTAAAGACAAAGACTTTGATCATACGTAATGCAAGACATTAACTAACTATCTAGTTGGCTACACAA includes:
- the ttl gene encoding tubulin--tyrosine ligase; this translates as MNSPMYTFVTRDDNSTVYAEVSKILVSTGQWKRLKRDNPRFNLMLGERNRLPFGRLGHEPGLVQLVNYYRGADKLCRKASLVKLIKTSPELSDSCSWFPESYIIYPTNLNTPVAPATNGISHLKNNPKTDEREVFLASYHSKKESGEGTVWIAKSSAGAKGAGIMISHDANQLLEYIDNQGQVHVIQKYLEKPLLLEPGHRKFDIRSWVLVDHQYNIYLYREGVLRTSSEPYNSSDLQDMTSHLTNHCIQKEHSQNYGRYEEGNEMFFDEFRLYLLNTHNVTLETTILPQIKQIIKSCLTCIEPTISTKHLSYQSFQLFGFDFMVDESFKVWLIEINGAPACAQKLYPELCQGIVEVAISSVFTLNSSGDSSSASSSPYSSSPSSSSFTTNSCSSPKLRAPLHVGPFTRL